Proteins found in one Neurospora crassa OR74A linkage group II, whole genome shotgun sequence genomic segment:
- a CDS encoding AP-2 complex subunit alpha, whose amino-acid sequence MSSSTGTGFLGRSSSSNSNMRGLVQFIADLRNARARELEEKRINKELANIRQKFKDGSLSGYHKKKYVCKLLYIYILGWNVDFGHLEAVNLISATKYSEKQIGYLAMTLFLHEKHELLHLVVNSIRKDLMDHNELFNCLALHAIANVGGKEMGEALSPEVHRLLISPTSKAFVKKKAALTLLRLYRKNPDIVQAQWAERIISIMDDTDLGVALSVTSLVMALAQDNTEQYKGAYVKAAARLKRILIDGEFSQDYLYYKVPCPWIQVKLLRLLQYFPPSEDSHVRSMIRESLQKILNLAVESQKNVQQNNAQNAVLFEAINLIIHLDTEHDLMKQVSQRLGRFIQSRETNVRYLGLEAMTHLAARTDTLEPIKQHQDVIIGSLKDRDISVRRKGLDLLYSMCDTSNAQQIVAELLHYLQNADFAIREEMVLKIAILTEKYATDVQWYVDISLRLIAMAGDHVSDEVWQRVTQIVTNNEELQVYAAQNILQYCKQDHCHETLVKIGAYILGEFGHLIAEERGSSPIEQFLALQGKLPACSSSTRAMILSCFIKFVNLFPEIKPQLVNVFHVYSHALDAELQQRACEFLAIASLPTDDLLRTVCDEMPPFPERESALLSRLHQKHANTSDKRTWIVGGKDANADSAELSLAKKASLRRTFSTKTGPANGGAAPAAGATNGSSSANDLAGLDMNNIGPAEAKVIKAPNLASAAHLSPGWEKGFNRLLLRADGILFEDGQIQVGVRAEYRGQMAAIILYFTNKTPAVIGSFTTTLDLDPSERANLSWDVKSMPETTIYQGAQTQQVVVFEAKRVFEKAPTVRISYLAGALQALTLKLPVVIHKFMDQAELSADDFFKRWKQIGGAPREAQRIFGLSGPKDGEREITESFIRQVLEGFRWGLLYNVDPNSKNFVGASVVHTSEGGKFGCLMRLEPNYGTQMVRLTIRATDETVPPVLLKMMEERLSQGVSIRPERYEPPTASDITESFRNIMVR is encoded by the exons ATGTCGTCGTCAACAGGAACCGGCTTCCTGGGCCGCTCGTCCAGCAGCAACTCCAACATGCGCGGCTTGGTCCAGTTCATTGCCGATCTCAGAAATGCTCGGGCTAGGGAACTCGAGGAGAAGCGGATCAACAAGGAGCTGGCCAACATCCGTCAAAAGTTCAAGGACGGCAGCCTAAGTGGTTATCACAAGAAGAAATACGTTTGCAAG CTGCTTTATATCTACATTCTGGGATGGAACGTCGACTTTGGCCACCTAGAGGCCGTTAATCTAATTTCGGCCACCAAGTACTCGGAAAAGCAGATCGGTTACCTCGCTATGACCCTATTCCTCCACGAGAAGCACGAGCTTTTACACTTGGTCGTCAACAGCATTCGCAAGGACTTGATGGACCATAACGAGCTGTTCAACTGCCTGGCGCTGCACGCCATTGCGAACGTCGGTGGCAAGGAGATGGGTGAAGCGCTGAGTCCCGAGGTTCACAGGCTTCTGATTTCCCC AACATCGAAGGCGTTCGTTAAGAAAAAGGCGGCACTCACGCTACTCCGACTATACCGCAAAAACCCCGATATTGTCCAGGCTCAATGGGCGGAAcgtataatatctataatgGACGATACCGACCTCGGCGTGGCCTTATCGGTAACATCCCTTGTCATGGCGCTGGCGCAGGATAACACGGAGCAATACAAGGGTGCCTATGTTAAAGCCGCCGCCAGGCTAAAACGGATTCTCATCGACGGCGAGTTTAGCCaggactacctctactacaaGGTGCCTTGTCCATGGATCCAGGTCAAGCTTCTACGATTACTGCAGTACTTCCCGCCATCCGAGGATAGCCATGTCCGGTCCATGATCCGGGAGTCGCTGCAGAAGATTCTCAACCTGGCTGTGGAGAGTCAGAAGAACGTTCAGCAGAACAATGCGCAAAACGCCGTCCTGTTCGAGGCTATCAAcctcatcatccatctcGATACCGAGCATGACCTCATGAAGCAGGTGTCCCAGAGACTTGGCCGGTTCATCCAATCGCGAGAGACCAATGTCCGCTATCTCGGTCTCGAGGCCATGACACACTTGGCAGCACGAACCGACACCCTGGAACCGATCAAGCAGCACCAGGATGTGATTATCGGCTCTCTGAAGGACAGGGATATCAGTGTTCGGAGGAAGGGTCTCGACCTGCTGTACAGCATGTGCGACACGTCCAATGCCCAGCAGATCGTGGCCGAGTtgctacactacctacagaATGCCGACTTTGCCATCCGAGAGGAAATGGTGCTCAAGATTGCCATTCTCACGGAAAAGTACGCCACCGACGTGCAATGGTATGTTGACATTTCTTTGCGCCTGATTGCCATGGCTGGTGACCACGTCAGCGACGAAGTTTGGCAGCGAGTGACGCAGATTGTTACGAACAACGAGGAGCTTCAGGTGTATGCAGCCCAGAATATTCTCCAGTACTGCAAGCAGGACCACTGCCACGAGACGCTTGTCAAGATTGGTGCCTATATCCTGGGTGAGTTCGGCCATCTGATTGCCGAGGAGAGGGGCTCCAGTCCTATAGAGCAGTTCCTGGCCCTTCAAGGCAAGCTTCCTGCATGCTCCTCCAGCACACGAGCCATGATCCTCTCGTGCTTCATCAAGTTTGTCAACTTGTTTCCGGAAATCAAGCCGCAGCTCGTCAACGTGTTCCACGTCTATAGCCACGCGCTCGATGCGGAACTGCAACAGCGTGCCTGCGAGTTCCTGGCCATCGCAAGCTTGCCCACAGACGACCTCCTTCGAACGGTGTGCGATGAAATGCCACCGTTCCCCGAAAGAGAATCCGCCCTGCTCTCGAGGCTACACCAGAAGCACGCCAACACCAGCGACAAGAGGACCTGGATTGTTGGTGGCAAGGATGCCAACGCGGACAGTGCAGAGCTCAGCCTGGCCAAGAAAGCCAGCCTCAGGCGGACCTTTAGCACCAAGACCGGACCAGCCAACGGCGGTGCTGCCCCGGCCGCCGGAGCCACCAACGGATCTTCATCTGCCAATGACCTTGCTGGTCTCGACATGAACAACATCGGTCCTGCCGAAGCCAAAGTCATTAAGGCGCCCAACCTCGCCAGCGCCGCTCACTTGTCTCCCGGGTGGGAGAAGGGCTTCAACCGGCTCCTCTTGCGCGCCGACGGCATTCTCTTCGAAGACGGGCAGATCCAGGTCGGCGTGCGCGCCGAATATCGCGGCCAAATGGCGGCCATCATCCTCTACTTCACCAACAAAACACCAGCCGTCATCGgctccttcaccaccacgcTCGATCTGGACCCTTCGGAGCGCGCCAACCTGTCTTGGGACGTCAAGAGCATGCCCGAAACCACCATCTACCAGGGCGCGCAAACGCAGCAGGTCGTCGTCTTTGAAGCCAAGCGCGTGTTTGAGAAGGCGCCCACCGTCCGCATTTCGTATCTGGCTGGCGCTCTGCAGGCGCTTACCCTGAAACTGCCCGTCGTCATCCACAAGTTCATGGACCAGGCCGAGTTGTCGGCTGACGACTTTTTCAAGCGGTGGAAGCAGATTGGCGGCGCACCGCGCGAGGCTCAGCGCATCTTTGGACTCTCTGGGCCCAAGgatggggagagggagattaCGGAGAGTTTCATTCGCCAGGTGCTGGAGGGGTTCAGATGGGGATTGCTGTATAATGTTGATCCCAACAGCAAGAACTTTGTGGGGGCTAGTGTGGTGCATACGAGCGAGGGAGGCAAGTTTGGATGTTTGATGAGGTTGGAGCCTAACTATGGGACTCAg ATGGTTCGGTTGACGATTAGAGCGACGGATGAGACGGTGCCGCCCGTGTTGctcaagatgatggaggaacgCCTTTCGCAGGGTGTGTCGATTCGCCCGGAGAGATATGAACCCCCGACGGCGAGCGACATTACCGAGTCGTTTAGGAATATCATGGTTAGGTAA
- the tng gene encoding serine/threonine-protein phosphatase ppe1 translates to MSTIPKPGPANLRPGAGLDEWLEEAKQCHYLPEPVMKQLCEIVKEVLMEESNIQPVVTPVTICGDIHGQFYDLLELFRVAGGMPGETNVQAPKTATTVITSEDIEPPTEITDPNLKKKIKSSTDSEAGAGSEKESPSEETPQSSANTGSQSADTRFVFLGDFVDRGYFSLETFTLLMCLKAKYPDRIVLVRGNHESRQITQVYGFYEECQQKYGNASVWKACCQVFDFLVLAAIVDGTVLCVHGGLSPEIRTIDQIRVVARAQEIPHEGAFCDLVWSDPEDVDTWAVSPRGAGWLFGDKVATEFNHVNGLTTIARAHQLVNEGYKFHFAEKSVVTVWSAPNYCYRCGNVASIMTVDRDQNTKFSIFSAVPDDQRHIPAGRRGLGDYFL, encoded by the exons ATGTCCACGATTCCAAAGCCGGGTCCGGCTAATCTTCGTCCCGGAGCCGGTCTAGATGAGTGGCTGGAGGAGGCGAAACAATGTCATTACCTTCCTGAGCCTGTCATGAAGCAGCTCTGCGAAATTGTCAAGGAAGTTCTTATGGAAG AATCGAACATCCAGCCTGTTGTTACGCCAGTCACCATCTGCGGTGATATTCACGGCCAATTCTACGATCTCCTCGAACTCTTTCGCGTTGCTGGTGGCATGCCCGGTGAGACAAACGTCCAGGCGCCCAAGACCGCAACAACCGTCATCACATCCGAGGACATCGAGCCCCCAACGGAAATCACAGATCCCAacctcaagaagaagatcaagagCAGTACAGACAGTGAGGCTGGGGCTGGAAGCGAGAAGGAATCCCCAAGTGAAGAGACCCCCCAATCCAGCGCCAACACGGGCTCTCAATCGGCCGATACTCGCTTCGTCTTCCTCGGAGATTTCGTGGATAGAGGGTACTTCAGTTTAGAGACATTTACCCTTCTCATGTGTCTCAAGGCAAA ATACCCAGATCGCATTGTTCTAGTGCGCGGTAATCACGAGTCCCGACAAATCACCCAGGTCTACGGTTTCTACGAGGAGTGCCAGCAAAAGTACGGCAACGCCTCTGTCTGGAAGGCTTGCTGCCAAGTGTTTGactttcttgttcttgccgCCATTGTCGACGGTACCGTTCTCTGCGTCCACGGCGGTCTCAGTCCCGAGATCCGCACGATTGACCAGATCCGCGTCGTTGCGCGTGCTCAGGAGATTCCGCACGAGGGTGCTTTCTGCGATCTTGTGTGGAGTGACCCAGAAGACGTCGATACATGGGCTGTCAGTCCACGTGGCGCTGGTTGGCTGTTCGGAGACAAGGTCGCGACAGAGTTCAACCACGTCAACGGTTTGACAACCATTGCAAGAGCGCATCAGCTGGTAAATGAGGGTTACAAG TTCCACTTTGCCGAAAAGTCGGTCGTAACCGTATGGTCGGCACCCAACTACTGTTACCGTTGCGGTAACGTCGCATCCATCATGACGGTGGACCGCGACCAAAACACAAAGTTCAGCATCTTCTCGGCCGTGCCAGACGATCAACGGCATATCCCCGCAGGCCGAAGGGGGCTGGGTGACTACTTCCTATGA
- a CDS encoding ATG18, whose product MTGGTLNFITFNQDYSCLAVGTSKGFRFYHTDPFSKIFSSDEGNVSIIEMLFSTSLVALILTPRQLEIQNTKRASVICELTFPSAVLAVRLNRKRLAVVLECQIYLYDVSNMNLVQTIDTSPNPNAICALSPSSDSCYLVYPRPNPREDVGAKAPAHLPPPSQYVPPKRGDVLVYDALNLKTVNVVEAHKSPLCAIALNHDGSMLATASETGTIIRVFSLPQGQKLFQFRRGTVPTSIYSMSFNLSSTLLCVSSTSDTVHIFRLLNTQKNANALPGGGPAQGTRSRSFDVNDPSPHKGEVPSAGNGNNGSGSHKREPSGSFGNMLRRSSQMMVRGVAGVASSYLPQSVAEMWEPERDFAFIKIPKSSNNRAGGLSATPLRSVVAMSSSSPQVMVVTSDGGFYVYNIDMEKGGEGYLVKQFSVLDGDDKLTNSDYGA is encoded by the exons ATGACGGGAGGCACCCTCAACTTCATCACCTTCAACCAGGACTACAGCTGCCTGGCTGTGGGCACCTCCAAGGGCTTCCGCTTCTACCACACTGATCCCTTTTCCAAGATCTTCAGCAGCGATGAGGGCAACGTATCCATCATCGAGATGCTGTTTTCTACCTCGCTAGTAGCTTTAATCCTGACGCCTAGGCAACTCGAGATCCAGAACACCAAG AGAGCGTCCGTTATTTGCGAACTTACCTTCCCCTCTGCTGTCCTAGCTGTCCGTCTGAACCGCAAACGCCTGGCCGTGGTGCTCGAATGCCAGATCTACCTCTACGATGTGTCCAATATGAATCTGGTTCAGACCATCGACACCTCGCCGAACCCCAACGCCATTTGCGCCCTCTCTCCCTCGTCCGACTCCTGCTATTTGGTCTACCCCCGTCCCAACCCGCGAGAAGACGTCGGTGCCAAGGCCCCCGCACACCTCCCGCCACCAAGCCAATATGTCCCGCCCAAGCGCGGCGATGTGCTTGTTTACGATGCCCTCAACCTTAAGACGGTTAATGTCGTCGAGGCTCACAAGTCCCCTCTCTGCGCTATCGCGCTTAATCACGACGGTAGCATGCTCGCCACCGCTTCCGAGACGGGCACCATCATCCGCGTCTTCTCGCTTCCCCAGGGCCAAAAGCTCTTCCAGTTCCGCCGGGGCACGGTTCCTACTTCGATCTACAGCATGTCCTTCAACCTGAGCTCCACGCTCCTGTGCGTCTCGTCGACTTCGGATACCGTGCACATCTTCCGTCTGCTCAACACCCAAAAGAACGCGAATGCGCTGCCAGGAGGTGGCCCGGCGCAGGGGACCCGGTCGCGAAGCTTTGACGTCAATGATCCCTCTCCACACAAAGGGGAAGTACCGTCTGCGGGCAATGGCAACAATGGCTCTGGTAGTCACAAGAGAGAGCCAAGTGGTTCCTTCGGTAACATGCTCAGGCGGTCATCGCAGATGATGGTCCGCGGTGTGGCTGGCGTGGCTAGCTCGTACCTTCCGCAGTCGGTCGCGGAGATGTGGGAGCCAGAGCGAGATTTTGCGTTTATCAAGATCCCAAAGTCTTCTAACAACAGGGCGGGTGGGCTGAGCGCGACGCCGCTTAGGAGCGTGGTGGCCATGAGCAGTAGCTCGCCGCAGGTCATGGTGGTTACAAGTGATGGTGGCTTCTACGTTTACAATATTGATATGgagaagggaggagagggataTTTGGTGAAGCAATTCTC GGTGCTGGACGGCGACGACAAGCTTACGAACTCGGACTATGGAGCCTAG
- a CDS encoding Arp2/3 complex subunit translates to MSIIQQHTQATLSDAWRTINIDALTEDSSVNFDVSTLHPPLPEISEADARAINGQVRQLLRGGDAEGALRGCLEMPVYAGSEAAKETHLHTVIEVLQSIKASEMTPMLQRIYGQPGGSECLDVLMKYLYKGMGATSASSDGSGRTTPARAMTPQATGFSQVSQRPMAANESTGSAMSVLLSWHEKVVEVAGLGCIGRVMTDFRRV, encoded by the exons ATGTCCATCATCCAGCAACACACGCAAGCAACGCTCAGCGACGCCTGGCGCACCATCAACATTGACGCTCTCACCGAAGACTCGTCGGTCAACTTTGACGTGTCGACGCTGCATCCCCCGCTTCCGGAAATCAGCGAGGCCGACGCGCGCGCCATCAACGGCCAGGTGCGACAGCTGCTCAGGGGCGGCGACGCCGAGGGCGCCTTGCGCGGATGTCTCGAGATGCCCGTCTACGCCGGGTCCGAAGCGGCCAAGGAGACGCACCTGCACACGGTCATCGAGGTGCTGCAGAGCATCAAGGCGAGCGAGATGACGCCCATGTTGCAGCGCATTTACGGACAGCCAGGGGGCAGCGAGTGTTTGGATGTTTTGATGAAGTATTT GTACAAAGGCATGGGCGCCACGTCCGCCTCCTCCGATGGCTCTGGCAGGACGACGCCCGCTCGCGCCATGACTCCCCAGGCTACCGGGTTCAGCCAAGTCAGTCAGCGCCCTATGGCTGCGAACGAGTCGACCGGCTCGGCTATGAGTGTTTTGTTGAGCTGGCATGAGAAGGTTGTCGAGGTTGCTGGGTTGGGTTGCATAGGCCGCGTCATGACTGACTTCCGGAGGGTATGA
- a CDS encoding prolyl 4-hydroxylase, giving the protein MSKSKKAAAKRKQNVESTESSAKRSKTAAGALPSPPAESGSEVDRFEPKSIATVVSEEELEVTVDTLRTLAENPAIIKSKACKELRSVVYDFRQACTTGINSSSDANLTAKVSGFLADGKFVDALVTLAEMRIRGDIPRLGALCRWVRDLDITSGLSQTETTNRQSRPELLRIMDAILRATGQPIDASGLGDSSSTAWTGPIALQKMWDIREPSATPFPMRQSVLDGTLFSVCPPNVKDLFKAIETTPGPQRKPPNLHPAVLHLSDEGAVPLSPTPPTITKHQHPIVPSLSILKDVLSPAECKSIIAATESVGYLPDAPIKEDGSESSILAHNVYWIVDQTFHDALWERVRPFIPTHDAGRKARGINRRFRVYRYVPGAEYRCHFDGAWPPSGIHPTTGKYMYDASPADKKQSSLFTFLMYLNDEFEGGETTFFTPSVRDGVMNAHPVRPVMGSVAVFPHGENHGALLHEGTGVRKGAKYIIRTDVEFDVDPGRVD; this is encoded by the coding sequence ATGTCAAAGTCCAAAAAGGCGGCGGCCAAACGCAAGCAGAATGTCGAATCGACCGAGTCGTCGGCCAAGCGATCCAAGACGGCCGCCGGCGCTCTGCCCTCCCCTCCAGCCGAATCCGGATCCGAAGTCGACCGATTTGAACCCAAGAGCATCGCGACAGTGGtctcggaggaggagttggaagtCACAGTTGACACCCTTCGCACATTGGCTGAGAACCccgccatcatcaagtcCAAGGCGTGCAAGGAACTGCGCTCCGTCGTCTACGACTTCAGACAGGCCTGCACCACGGGCATCAACTCCAGCTCCGACGCCAACCTTACCGCAAAGGTGTCCGGCTTCCTGGCCGACGGCAAGTTTGTCGATGCCCTCGTTACATTGGCCGAGATGCGCATCCGTGGCGACATCCCCAGGCTAGGCGCCCTGTGCCGCTGGGTCAGAGATCTCGACATCACCAGCGGCCTTTCGCAAACCGAAACGACCAACAGGCAGAGTCGGCCCGAGCTGCTCAGGATCATGGACGCCATTCTGAGAGCCACCGGACAGCCAATTGATGCTTCCGGGCTTGGGGACTCGTCTTCAACAGCATGGACTGGTCCCATTGCGCTTCAGAAGATGTGGGATATCCGAGAGCCATCAGCAACACCATTCCCCATGCGGCAATCCGTTCTAGATGGCACATTGTTCTCAGTATGCCCACCGAATGTCAAGGACTTGTTCAAGGCCATCGAAACTACTCCCGGACCTCAACGGAAACCACCCAACCTCCACCCAGCTGTCCTCCACCTCAGCGACGAAGGTGCCGTTCCTCTTTCACCTACCCCCCCGACCATCACCAAGCACCAACACCCCATTGTCCCCTCCCTTTCTATCCTAAAGGATGTCCTCTCGCCCGCCGAGTGCAAGTCCATCATCGCTGCCACCGAATCTGTCGGCTACCTCCCCGACGCGCCCATCAAGGAAGATGGTTCCGAATCCAGCATTCTCGCCCACAACGTCTACTGGATTGTTGACCAAACCTTCCACGATGCTCTTTGGGAGCGTGTGCGGCCTTTCATCCCTACCCACGATGCTGGAAGAAAGGCGCGGGGCATCAACCGTCGCTTCAGGGTTTATCGTTACGTTCCCGGAGCCGAGTATCGCTGCCACTTCGACGGCGCCTGGCCTCCCTCTGGCATTCACCCTACAACGGGCAAGTACATGTACGATGCCTCGCCGGCGGACAAGAAGCAGTCGAGTTTGTTTACCTTCCTCATGTACTTGAATGATGAGTTTGAGGGTGGCGAGACGACCTTCTTTACGCCGAGCGTACGTGACGGTGTCATGAATGCCCACCCGGTGAGGCCGGTTATGGGCTCGGTGGCAGTGTTCCCTCATGGCGAAAATCATGGTGCGCTATTGCATGAGGGAACTGGTGTGAGGAAGGGAGCCAAGTACATTATTAGGACGGATGTCGAGTTTGATGTCGACCCTGGACGGGTGGACTGA